One Glycine soja cultivar W05 chromosome 7, ASM419377v2, whole genome shotgun sequence genomic window, GCAATCGAAGGCCGAACGAGGGAAAAGATTGGCACAAAATTTAATGATAGGTCAGCGGACGACTGAAATGGTACAAATACTATCAATTTCATGCGCACACACACTCAATGTCTACCTCTGGTAGCAGATGATCTACTCCTCTGCCTCATAATAATCATGCTTTTTTTGTGTGTCTAatattaggaataaaaaataggttgtggCATCAAGTGTGCCAATATAACTTGGGACCTTAATTATCCAAATTAAGGTGGCTTTGCTTGGGTTATGAATGTActgatttaatattaagttttttatattctatattATGGTGAATTGTACCTAAATTTGGAGATATCTAAATTAAGTAATTTGAAGTATTGTGATGATTTTGGTAGAATTATAGAAGGTCATCTGCTACCCCGTAGTAGACATTGAGTATGTGCATATGAAATTGATAATactaatatgaaattatttctaaatttattttagataaattttttgcaaactaaaataagaaaaatataaccatttaaaaacttaattaataggCTGAATTGAAACCATTCTAAAATCTTAAAGGAACAAAATAGTACCATTTGAAATGATATTGTTTCAATTAACATGTCATGTGATCATTTTAATCAACATTAACAAAGACATCAGGCCTTTTTGAGAAACCTTCCATAAATACCTTACATTTGGAACTACAAAGAAAAAACGTTATatcctaattaaaataaatgttggtaATGGggcttgttttttttattaattcagtATTTGTTTAATAAAGTAATACTATGGTAATAAAAATATGGTGGACATTTCTTTAGTATGAGTACATAATCTCTGTCTACAAAATGTTCtagtaagtttaatttaaaatattacagTAATTTGctatttagtttaaaaaattatttgaagaaaTAGATTCCTCAATGATTGTACGGAAGAAGAAAGTTGTAACATATTACATATATAATGAACACCTATTGTTTCAGAGAGAAAGGAAATGATCTTTGTTTTTgggcaaaaatatattattcaaacgtaaaataaattttgttatgcTTTTGTTAATTATAACAATCAAGTTTTGTGGGAAGTCTTATTTGTTTCAGTATGAATTTGTACTCCTATTTACATAAGAGGACCCACTAATGACAAAGCAttatgtctatatatatatatatatatatatatatatatatatatatatatatatatatatatatatatatatatatatatagacataaTGCTTTGTATGTCATTAGTGggtcctatatatatatattattgtcacAAGCACTCTCAAGCAGAAATACTGAGGAATCATGTCAACTAATTCtgaactttattttatcaatattttcttgAGGTTATAATATGTGACAAATTAAAAATCCAACTACGAGCAACGATCAGCAAAGTGAAAAGAGTCAAGTCTATTATTAACTAGTTTCAATCATGCTTGATGCAGAAATTTCAGCTGTATAAATCTCTAAATTAATCATTGACCCAATTATGTACTACTTTCTgcttatttaatttcattacatatttaatgtttttttttttataatttgacttTTCTTTCTATGAGAAGGATTGATGTATTTCCGTGATGgtttgtaaaattgattttataaaatttaattttggttaaaattacttttgaagTAAAGTAGTTCatgtttaaatgttttaatttaaaaatgaaattagtaataaaatttaatataattttatatgcaacaaattttttttcctaaatttactttaactcaaaattaattataaagtcataattaattttcatataaaattatattaatttgcagtgtgaattttatttatttttaaaaaaagacaaagtgAACTAAACACACAGAGAGTTGGTAGAAGAGAAGTGTTTGGTTTTTCATAAATTGTAGTTGAGAAAGttaatttttcatgtttgatatatatttttaaaaaataacattactcAAACAGAATGTTTcctagaattattttttaatcagtttttcaaaaaaaaaattctatagaaATAGgtgaaaatcttattttttaaagtttatttttcttttattataataaaaatattatgttatttttattaaattatataatatggtaaataattaataaaaatatggataattttttttctaaaaaatttatctaaagattcttaatgtttaattaaaaaatttattcctTTTAAGTAAACGAtaatttctgaaaataaaaaaatttatcttctgACCAAACATTCCACgcgaaatgataaaatgagataGAGTATTTTGAGCCCTGTCGGTAAGGGGCTTATTTTATTGTCAAACCGAAGGCCTATACGTACCAACTAGTGGTATCCGCGGGCTTAAATTGACCTACATATTATCAATTTAATACTTTCAAAAGTTGTtagattgatttttaaatttaactacaTTTTTACTTCttatactttaatttatatgtgattttgacatttaattttttattagtcgtatttaatttatgtaatatttaattgatataaTGCCTTATTCTTTTAAACTCTTAACCATTAGATTAATAgaatttcttgaaatttttattgttgGTTAGTTAAGTAATTCAAGTTACCTAGAGTTAGTTACTAACGATTTTGAATGACAGATAGAGATGTAAAAGTTAGTTACTTGTTATATAAGTAACTAAGACCTTTGTAAATGGTGTTGAAATCAATAAGATTTTTCCTCATTTATTCATTCTCCATATTGAGTGCAATTCCTTGTGTCTGTAATTTTCTACAACTATAACATAGATAACTTAAATGGGGTCCaaattcacatatatattatgtatttattaatattaataatattattaataaattaatactaaTGATGTTATTaactcatatttatttatacaaatatatttgtatatacttataaaaaatatattaatacttCTAtctaaatacaaatataaatataaatacaagTGAAAATGTTGCTGAGCAAAAGAAAATTAGTCACGCAGGAAAAAAATGGTCCTTcaccttctttttttgttctagCTGAAGATATAAGAACTGAGAATTGTTAGACCTGCTATGCTACTGAAGAAATAGATGTGGTGTTTAGAGTTGATATTTGTAGTTCTCGAATTtcggtttattattattattatttttatcaattatggTTTTTAACTAAGATACATGGGGACTGATCAGTTATATGTTGATAATGAGATGATACTGTTGGTTTTTTGGCAATGGTtgctattcatttttttttaatgaaccaccaacaatattatcaatattattACATTGGCAATCGGAATTGAACTCATATTCTTTTAGGACATGAGCATGTTCCTTACcaatttgattaatatttattggtTTTGCTATTCATTTTATACCAAGCCAGATTGCACAGTAAATTGAAATTCGAAAACGATGCATATGACGagcttaattatttgtttttcctaCTTATGTATGTTTTGATTGTGGTTGATATAAGTTGGGACTtatatttgcaaaaagatagtaGAGTTATTGATTGCAAGGAAGCTGCTTGATGATGCTTTGAACTATATGGAACTGAGTGCTATAGGCAACTTAAGAAATGACTTTCATTTGCTTTGAACAATAATTGTTTGCTTGGTCTTTAGATTGATTGTTGTTCAAAACCACATAACATGCGATCGATGTAGtattttttagatataaaaGCATTTTATGTCTTTACTAAACATGATATTAGAGTACTAGATCCCCTATGACCAAGTGGTTACGAGTTTGAtcttttcaaataatataataacaagaaAATAGTATATTAATTGTGATAAATCAATTGGGTTTTGGTCAAATAATCGGATTGAACGACTGTCAGGGAAGCAGGGGGCAGAGgaggattaaaagaaaaatcattatgCATGAAAAGTGAGAGTAAATGATTTCGAACAAGAGTTGATCTTGACCAACCTTGCTTAACTTGAATTTTGATATTGTGGCTTTGTGGGTTAAAACTCGTAGCATCTCTATTAAGTCTTATAAAGGAGAAGGCATTGGAAATGACTATTGTGTTCATGCTCCATGTGCTAACACGTGTCCAATTTGATGGTTTTTTGGGCATTTCCACTTGGCTCCAAGTGTCACCTTCTGCATGCATTTCCGGTCATTCCCTCAACTACTCCAAACCTGCTTCCTCTGTTTTTGTGTAATCCCCTTATTCCTGAGTGTTGGATACTGCTTTGCTTTCTTCGTttgcttgctttctttttcatttttgtgtcTTCACTTTCAATTTAGTTTTCCAGTTGTTGAGGccttccattttgtgttttCCATAGGAGGTTCTGCTTTTGTTTCCTTCCTGCTTAAATACTTCAAGTTTTCTtgctttttatgtttcatttcCATTCTTTGTTACTGTTGTCGTGCATTTTACTTAGAGTTTTCCCGCTTTGGTTTTTTTCTGTCCATTTCTTTACGGCCACACAAGTTTTAGTTTCATGCATGCTCCCTGTTGTTTCTTTTTGGTCATCTGGGATATTGTTTGGTGATCTATATGTTTGGTtgcttttgcatgtttttgggTGGTGTTGTTGATTTGTTGTTCACAGAGGTCaatgtttttggctttgtttGTGGTTTTCCCTCTTATGAGATGATCCACGAAGGAGCATCCACCAGGcaagtttgttagttttttttttttgcatggtTTTTTCtggtgacttttttttttccaaaactgaTATGCCTGATGTTGTTTGGTGTTTGACAGCCAAATGTTCGAGGTAAACTATAATGACCGTGGCTAGAATGTTTTCTGATATCTATGCATGTTTGTTTGttaccttttttttaacatcCCTGTCTTGCCTAATGTTATTTGGTGTATGTTTTGGTTGTCATTTAGGAAAAGTCAAGAAAACCGCATAATAGGTAAGGTGTTATTCCCTAGGTAAAAATTTTCTTTCGAGGTAAGCTATAATGACCATGCCTGGAATGTTTTTTAATATCTATGGATGTTTGGTcgttacgtttttttttttgcatggtTTTTTCTGGTGACTctttttttccaaaaccgatatGGCTGATGCTGTTTGGTGTTTGACAGCTCAATGTTTGAGGTAAGCTATAATGACGATGGCTGGTATGTTTTCTGATATCTATGCATGTTTGTTCGttaccttttttttaacatcCCTGTCTTGCCTAATGTTATTTGGTGTATGTTTTGGTTGTCATTTAGGCAGGGTCAAGAAAATCACATAATAGGTAAGGTGTTATTCGTAGGGAAaaaattttctttccaagtAAGCTATAATGACCATGCCTAGAATGTTTTTTAATATCTATGCATGTTTGGTCGTTATTTGGTGTATGTTTTGGTTGTCATTTAGGCAGGGTCAAGAAAACCGCATAATAGGTAAGGTGTTATTCCCAGGGTAAAATTTTTCTTTCGAGGTAAGCTATAATGACCATGcttggaatttttttaatatctatgGATGTTTGgtcattatgttttttttaccatCCCTCTCTTGCCTAATGTAATTTGGTGTATGTTTTGGTTGTCATTTAGGTAGGGTCAAGAAAATCGCATAATAGGTAAGGTTTTATTCCCACGCTTAAATTTTGCTCCATATTTATGCATGCTTGCctattgattgtttttttttcattcgtcATTTCTCTGATGCTATTTAGCATGGCTGAAATGTTTTGTGTGTCATAGATACCATATATTGTTCTTCCTTTTCGATGTTGGTGTTGGCTGTCATTTAGGCAggagcaaaaaaaataaaaaatcaggtCAGCTAAACTgttgttttttcaataaataacattgtgtttgttgttgttgtcacgTTATGTGGTTGTTTTGTGGTTTCAATATCTATGCATGTTTTCGAGTTTTTGTTCAGACTCATGGCACGTATTCTTGACAAGATCAAGACCATtgatggatcaaaagaaactcttaaaCTTGCTGTGAGGATCACTGATCTTTGGTTTGTTGGGACACCAGACAAGTCCGAACTAGCTGAGATGGTTATCATTGACTTCGATGTATGCTTTCAATttgtgtttttagtttttacgaTTTGTCTGCCTTTGTACTTGTTACTTACATATTTTTCCTATGCTCAGGGTGATGAAATCCATGTGGTCTGTAAGCAAGACCAGTTAAAGACATGAAAAATGGACTTGAAGGAAAATTGCACTTATGTCATGCACAATTTTAGGGTCAACAAGAATGATGGGCAATACAGAGTTTGTGATCATGCATATAAATTGACATTTATTGGAGTTACCGTTGTTAGGCAGTGTGAATTGGATGGtcttccttttaaaaaatatagatttgtaGAATTTTGCGATGTCATTGTTGGCCAGTTACAACCTGGCCTATTGGTTGGTGAGCCAAGCCAGATTTACACCACTGATTTTGTAAGCAGCGTTTGTCTTTTTTAAATTCCGTTTCTTATTTATTCTACATTTTTTAGACATCATTGGTGTGGTTGATGAGGTTGTCTTTCGCCATGTTTCATTGAGAAGTAAAAAGGTTGTTTTTAAACTTATGGAGTTGAGGTAAATGTCCAATATATTCTATGACTTATTCATGgttatatacattttattaaattgttttttaaagttatttgcaTGATTGTATGACTGTTAACTGATGGTtatatgatcattttttttcattagtaaccaattgttgtcttgcaCTTTACGGGACGATTATTGCCTTCAATTTTTGGAATATTTAGATGAGCATGAGAGTGAAAGCCCCATTATTGTGTTGTTGACCAATGCCAGAATTAAGGAAGGCCAGGGTATACTATCATATATAGtttgttgtttttcatcttcatcACATCCAACTTATGCTTCTATTTTTGATTGGTGCAGGATCCTATCCATCCTCAGTTAGCAATTCTTTGAAGGCTTCTAAGTTGGCTATTAATCAGCAAGTGGCACCAATCCAAGAATTCAATCAGAGGTATTTTGCTCATGTTGTTGTTAATATATGTTTACTGTTTTTTCCCTTGGCTCTGGCATTGATTCAGTATGTATAGGCTTTTAGAATTGGGCATTGAGGTACGACCGGTTTTGACACGTCGTTCGCAAGGGAGCTCATAGCTTTCAGGTTCTGCTAAATtatcatcaaaggaaacatttATTTCCAAGTTTGAGGCAAAGACCATTTCTGAGATAAACAACATTTTTGAagtaattatgttatttatgtttaattgtttattGCTTCCTTGGCTACCTCctacaaaattttatgcctGTGTTATTTTCCATAGGAATTTGTTTGTGTTACTGTTGGGACAATCACGAGTATTGTTATGGACAATCATTCATGGTGTTATCCAGCTTGCATTCAGTGCCACAAAAAATAGATGAGTACACAGAACCGTTCGCATGCGCATGTGGAAAACATAATGATCGAGCTGTGCTTAGGTCGTTCTATCCCTTTTCCAATTTTTGTACCACCATATTTATCTTTGATTTTAACACTATTATATATGTTTGCAAACATAATGAAAACGCAAGATTCCTCCTCTGGGACCGTGAATGCACTGAATTGATTGGACAATCAGCTGATGAAGTAAATAGTCTCAAAATAGCAGTGGGTGCCTGCATTTTCAAACATAAATTTTGAATCTCGAGTAATGTACTTGCCTTTAAAATCAAAGTCCAGCCAAAGTATAAAAATTCAGCTGTTTTGAAATGCTCAAGTGACTTAACTTTAATTAGCGACGTACTCAACATGTTGCCTAATGCTAAGGTGCTGTTTTATTGAGTTAACTTGACCAATAATTGTTATATCTATATGTTATCCATATGCTAATTTGTTTTGCATGGATTGTGTTGGTGTCAATCAATATCTTATGTAGACATGTTCAAAGATTAAAGTTACAATGCTTGGCTCCAATGATCCTGCCCAACATGCATCTGTAAGTTTTCAATATTGGCCTCTGTTTGCaatatcatatttgttttttgtatATGAACCAGAATTCTAATGCACATACATAAAGATGGTCCAATGGGATCAAGAATTTCCACAAACATTTGCACCAACTTCAGGTTTGGCATGaacttattgttgttgtttgttgtaTCCAGCAATCCATGTCTATGACAGCAGACCATGATCCACTTATTGGGCTCTCCTTGACATCGACAAAGCGACAACCATCTGATGAATGTGACGATGAAGCAAGAAGCTCCCAGATTTCACCTGCTCAGCTATCGTCCAACAAATTAGGGAAACATGAGCAAATCGAATAGATTTTGTTCCTTAGAAGCAGCAAACACTCTTTTTGATTTTggttattatttgaaaattgtaATAGAAGTCTCTTCTTTGGTTTATTTTGCTGTGTAACCCTGTCAAACATTAGGCTAATATTGGCATGTGTTATTACTATCTGACATTCTGTTTAAATCTTTTGAACAATATTGACATATGTTAATTTTCCAAGGGAAATTacgattaattattattaaaaaaagaggcTCAGTAGAATGttgtattatattaaaaaaaatcatgatttattccATGGTAACTAAAGAATGTGCATGTAATTCGATGTTTAACTGACTAAATGTTTTTATTGCCAAATTTGGCCAAAGCCTGTGACGAGCTCAATAGAATAAGCTTAAGTTAATTCATAATATGCATGGAACAAAATCTGGTATGTGGTTGGAGATATCAATAGGAAGAAACATAAACTGATTTAACGTATCGGCTATGTTATTTCGTACGCTTTTTCCTAATTCCACTGAATATGGCTTTAAAAAAGGGGACGATAAATGTTTTATCAATCAATAGAGGCTACTTCTGTCACTCACAACATACTTGATATCAACTATCTTATTGATATTACCAACCCATGCCTATACGTACATGTGTcataataatttgaataaaagtATGCTCATTTTACCAGCTGTCAATCTTCAAATGTGTTTTGAGGCCCTTTTGTTAGTGTTTCATTCATCCTCGATGTCTATTGATTTCTTTTTGAGAAATAGTTAACCATAACATAGCCTATTTCAAGAAGGTTTCACACAGAAAAGTTAAACTGAAATATGGTGAGCAATCCTCAATGTTTGTTCCTCTCTTTTAGAATTTGAGTTTACAATATAATTATCCATTCCAAGAACAGTCCATTGTCCAAATATTAACTGCAGTATCATCAGCTATAGGCATCAACAACATGGAAAATCATAGATATATAAACAAGTCTGATTCAGCAAAAGGCAGAATCAACAGAAAGCGTATTAGACAGCAAAAGCTGCATGCTAATGCTCAGAATAGTGTCCATGAAACTGTTAATCAGCCTTCCCACCATACTGAAGATCATTGTAAGCAATCAAGGATagcattttgatatttttatattcagCTCATATTAGTTAATTAGGTTGATACAATATCCATAGATCATTTGTTATCAAAAGGTAAGAAATCTGCAAGTATGATGTAACATTATAGTAATGCATGTCACTTTATTATTCCGTTTGAATAATTATCATGATTTTCTGtttctctcaattttcttctactttgaaGTGAATGTTTCCGATTCATCACAGAATGACAATTCTAAATCAACAGAAGGTACTATTAAGAATCTccttcattgatttttttacttcaattctAATTATCATATCTAACTGCAATTTTTGTAGAATCTGATACTATTTCTTTAGTTGGATATGGAAAGTGTGAATCCTCATATAATGATTCTGCAACTAACATAGGAGGTAAATGTATGATACAATtcctttagttaaaaaaataacataacaagtgtcattttttagtattttgatGTTGGCCACCAGTTCATGTTCTGATATGTAATTTAGATGTTCCTGTTAAAATATTATCGATGGTTACCATTATGGCCTCATAcctaatttaatcattttagaGTATTTTGATCTTGGTGACCAGCTAATGCAATGTAGACATTGTAATGCAAAAATGTGGTATAATGAAAGAATATCAAAACGTAGAAATAACTCAAGCCCAAGATTTAGCCTATGTTGTGGAGATGGCAAGGTTGAACTTCCATTGTTACAAAATCCACCTAAACTTCTACAACAACTTCTGTTTGATCAAAATACAACTTATGGAAAAAATTACCAACAAAACATAAGAACATATAACATGATGTTTGCATTTACTTCTACTGGTATTAAACTTGACAAATCAATGACTCATTCAAGAAGGACTCCTACAATTAGAATTCAAGGTCAACCATGTCACAGGATAGGAAGTCTATTACCAATGCCTGGAAAAGAACCTAAATTTACATAGTTGTATATCTTTGAAACAGAAAATGAAGTTCAGAATGCAATTAATACTATGAGGTAGTTAACAACACAACATCAATAGAACATGTCTAATTTACATTGATGTCTATTGTTACTTCTACATTGATGTCCTCTAAATTATCTATGCATTTGAATATCTGTTTTTTTAGCCACCATAATGAAATTGAAGCACATATTGTTTCAAGTTTGGGAAAAATGctggatgaaaac contains:
- the LOC114420695 gene encoding uncharacterized protein LOC114420695 — encoded protein: MDLKENCTYVMHNFRVNKNDGQYRVCDHAYKLTFIGVTVVRQCELDGLPFKKYRFVEFCDVIVGQLQPGLLVDIIGVVDEVVFRHVSLRSKKVVFKLMELSNQLLSCTLRDDYCLQFLEYLDEHESESPIIVLLTNARIKEGQGSYPSSVSNSLKASKLAINQQVAPIQEFNQSMYRLLELGIETCSKIKVTMLGSNDPAQHASQSMSMTADHDPLIGLSLTSTKRQPSDECDDEARSSQISPAQLSSNKLGKHEQIE